From Kineosporia succinea, the proteins below share one genomic window:
- a CDS encoding ANTAR domain-containing response regulator yields the protein MTAGDSSTASTPDGSGLLVPEPSPSDVPAPAASKERTVLVAEDEALIRLDIVEMLRENGFNVVAEAGNGEEAVQLATEHKPDIVVMDIKMPVLDGISAAERIVGARIAPVVLLTAFSQRELVERARDAGAMAYVVKPFTAADLVPALEIAASRHSELAALEAEVADLAERFDTRKLVDRAKGLLQTKYGLSEPEAFRWIQKTSMDKRLTMKDVASAVIASGTDG from the coding sequence ATGACTGCTGGCGACTCATCCACTGCATCCACCCCGGACGGGTCCGGCCTCCTCGTGCCCGAACCCAGCCCGTCCGACGTCCCCGCGCCGGCCGCCTCCAAGGAGCGCACGGTTCTCGTCGCCGAGGACGAGGCGCTCATCCGGCTCGACATCGTCGAGATGCTCCGCGAGAACGGTTTCAACGTCGTCGCCGAGGCCGGCAACGGTGAAGAGGCCGTGCAGCTCGCGACCGAGCACAAGCCCGACATCGTCGTGATGGACATCAAGATGCCCGTTCTCGACGGCATCTCCGCGGCCGAGCGCATCGTCGGCGCCCGCATCGCGCCGGTCGTGCTGCTGACCGCCTTCTCCCAGCGCGAGCTGGTCGAGCGGGCCCGTGACGCGGGCGCCATGGCCTACGTGGTCAAGCCCTTCACGGCCGCCGACCTGGTGCCCGCCCTGGAGATTGCCGCGAGCCGGCACTCCGAGCTGGCCGCCCTCGAGGCCGAGGTCGCCGACCTGGCCGAGCGCTTCGACACCCGCAAGCTCGTCGACCGGGCCAAGGGCCTGCTGCAGACCAAGTACGGCCTGAGCGAGCCCGAGGCGTTCCGCTGGATCCAGAAGACCTCGATGGACAAGCGGCTCACCATGAAGGACGTGGCCTCCGCGGTCATCGCGTCCGGCACCGACGGCTGA
- the pyk gene encoding pyruvate kinase, whose product MRRAKMVCTMGPSTLGRLPEFVDAGMDIARLNLSHGSYADHEKMYSEIRAAAKASGRAVGVMVDLQGPKIRLGRFADGPVELVNGAEFTITTDDIQGDVNRCSTTYKGLPGDVNPGDVVLIDDGKLTLRVKEVKGNDVVLTVEVGGKASNNKGINLPGTLVSVPALSEKDKADLRWALKLRADMIALSFVQRASDIEDVRRIMADEGVKLPVIAKIEKPQAIDNLDEIVRAADAIMVARGDLGVELPLEDVPIVQKQAVSLARRLAKPVIVATQVLESMIDMPRPTRAEVSDCANAVLDGADAVMLSGETSVGNYALEAVQTMGRIITSTEDHGLERIPPLGTQPSTTGGAVTLAAATAGRLLGVKYLVTFTQSGDSARRMARLRSAIPLLAFTPDADVRAQLTLVWGVETYLTDVVEHTDEMVMQVDQELMKSGKCNEGDLVVIVAGAPPGIPGSLNAMRVHRIGDAVNGVAPAYRRPAKG is encoded by the coding sequence ATGCGCCGCGCCAAAATGGTTTGCACCATGGGCCCGTCTACGCTTGGCCGCTTGCCTGAGTTCGTCGACGCCGGGATGGACATCGCCCGGCTGAACCTCAGCCACGGCTCGTATGCGGACCACGAGAAGATGTACTCAGAGATCAGGGCTGCCGCGAAGGCCTCGGGCCGAGCGGTCGGAGTCATGGTCGATCTCCAGGGACCGAAGATCCGCCTCGGCCGGTTCGCCGACGGTCCGGTCGAACTGGTCAACGGGGCCGAGTTCACCATCACCACGGATGACATCCAGGGTGACGTGAACCGGTGCTCCACCACCTACAAGGGCCTCCCCGGGGACGTGAACCCCGGTGACGTCGTCCTCATCGACGACGGCAAGCTCACGCTCCGCGTCAAGGAGGTCAAGGGCAACGACGTCGTCCTGACCGTCGAGGTCGGCGGTAAGGCCTCGAACAACAAGGGCATCAACCTGCCCGGGACGCTGGTCAGCGTCCCGGCCCTGTCCGAGAAGGACAAGGCCGACCTGCGCTGGGCCCTCAAGCTCCGCGCCGACATGATCGCCCTGTCGTTCGTGCAGCGGGCCTCGGACATCGAGGACGTCCGCCGGATCATGGCCGACGAGGGCGTCAAGCTCCCCGTCATCGCCAAGATCGAGAAGCCGCAGGCCATCGACAACCTCGACGAGATCGTCCGGGCCGCCGACGCGATCATGGTCGCCCGTGGTGACCTCGGCGTCGAGCTGCCGCTCGAAGACGTGCCGATCGTGCAGAAGCAGGCCGTGTCCCTGGCCCGCCGCCTGGCCAAGCCGGTCATCGTGGCCACCCAGGTGCTCGAGTCGATGATCGACATGCCGCGCCCGACCCGGGCCGAGGTGTCCGACTGCGCCAACGCCGTCCTCGACGGTGCCGACGCGGTCATGCTGTCCGGCGAGACCAGCGTGGGCAACTACGCGCTCGAGGCCGTGCAGACGATGGGCCGCATCATCACCAGCACCGAAGACCACGGTCTGGAGCGGATCCCGCCGCTGGGCACGCAGCCGTCCACCACCGGTGGCGCCGTGACCCTGGCCGCCGCCACCGCCGGCCGCCTGCTGGGCGTGAAGTACCTGGTCACGTTCACCCAGTCCGGTGACAGCGCCCGCCGCATGGCGCGTCTGCGCTCGGCGATCCCGCTGCTGGCCTTCACCCCCGACGCCGACGTGCGCGCCCAGCTCACGCTGGTCTGGGGTGTGGAGACCTACCTGACCGACGTGGTCGAGCACACCGACGAGATGGTGATGCAGGTCGACCAGGAGCTGATGAAGTCCGGCAAGTGCAACGAGGGCGACCTGGTCGTCATCGTGGCGGGTGCCCCTCCGGGCATCCCGGGCTCGCTCAACGCCATGCGCGTGCACCGCATCGGTGACGCCGTGAACGGTGTGGCCCCGGCCTACCGCCGCCCGGCGAAGGGCTGA
- a CDS encoding glutamate synthase subunit beta, which yields MADPRGFLNNRERELPTRRPVPLRLMDWKEVYEATDRGQLQRQAGRCMDCGIPFCHNGCPLGNLIPEWNDLVWRDDWHEAIERLHATNNFPEFTGKLCPAPCESACVLGINQPAVTIKQVEVTTIDKAFENGWVQPLPPERLTGKTVAVIGSGPSGLAAAQQLTRAGHTVAVYERADKIGGLLRYGIPEFKMEKATIDRRLAQMEAEGTRFRAGVNVGTQITGQQLRDRYDAVVLAVGSTTPRDLPTPGRELGGIHQAMEYLPQANRVALGEHVEGQIHADGLDVVVIGGGDTGADCLGTALRQGARSVTSLEIMPRPSDERPAGQPWPTYPMIYKVASAHEEGGERVYAISTQEFLSDENGHVRALRLVEVEFKDGRFTPVEGSEREIPAQLVLLAMGFTGPEKPGLVEQLGVDLDPRGNVARDNSYMTSVPGVFVAGDAGRGQSLIVWAIAEGRSCAASVDTWLSGSTTLPTAIPPTARPLTV from the coding sequence GTGGCTGACCCGAGGGGTTTCCTCAACAACCGCGAGCGTGAACTGCCCACCCGCCGTCCGGTGCCGCTGCGCCTGATGGACTGGAAAGAGGTCTACGAGGCCACCGACCGGGGGCAGTTGCAGCGTCAGGCCGGTCGCTGCATGGACTGCGGTATCCCGTTCTGTCACAACGGCTGTCCGCTCGGGAACCTGATCCCGGAGTGGAACGACCTGGTCTGGCGCGACGACTGGCACGAGGCGATCGAGCGGCTGCACGCCACGAACAACTTCCCGGAGTTCACCGGCAAGCTGTGCCCGGCGCCGTGCGAGTCGGCCTGCGTGCTGGGCATCAACCAGCCCGCCGTCACGATCAAGCAGGTCGAGGTCACCACGATCGACAAGGCGTTCGAGAACGGGTGGGTGCAGCCGCTGCCGCCCGAGCGCCTGACCGGCAAGACGGTCGCCGTGATCGGTTCCGGGCCCTCGGGTCTGGCCGCGGCCCAGCAGCTGACCCGGGCCGGGCACACGGTCGCGGTGTACGAGCGGGCCGACAAGATCGGTGGGCTGCTGCGTTACGGCATCCCCGAGTTCAAGATGGAGAAGGCCACCATCGACCGCCGTCTGGCGCAGATGGAGGCCGAGGGCACCCGCTTCCGCGCCGGCGTGAACGTGGGCACCCAGATCACCGGGCAGCAGCTGCGTGACCGTTACGACGCGGTGGTGCTGGCCGTCGGTTCCACCACGCCGCGCGACCTGCCCACGCCCGGGCGGGAACTCGGCGGGATCCACCAGGCCATGGAGTACCTGCCCCAGGCCAACCGGGTGGCGCTCGGCGAGCACGTCGAGGGTCAGATCCACGCCGACGGTCTCGACGTCGTGGTCATCGGTGGCGGTGACACGGGCGCCGACTGCCTGGGTACGGCGCTGCGTCAGGGTGCGCGTTCGGTGACGTCGCTGGAGATCATGCCGCGTCCGTCCGACGAGCGTCCGGCCGGTCAGCCCTGGCCGACCTACCCGATGATCTACAAGGTCGCCTCGGCGCACGAGGAGGGTGGCGAGCGGGTCTACGCGATCAGCACGCAGGAGTTCCTCAGCGACGAGAACGGCCACGTGCGGGCGCTGCGCCTGGTCGAGGTGGAGTTCAAGGACGGCCGGTTCACGCCGGTCGAGGGGTCCGAGCGGGAGATCCCGGCGCAGCTGGTGCTGCTGGCGATGGGTTTCACCGGCCCGGAGAAGCCGGGGCTGGTCGAGCAGCTCGGCGTCGATCTCGACCCGCGGGGCAACGTCGCGCGCGACAACTCGTACATGACCAGCGTTCCGGGCGTGTTCGTCGCCGGAGACGCGGGCCGGGGGCAGTCGCTGATCGTCTGGGCGATCGCCGAGGGGCGTTCGTGCGCCGCGTCGGTCGACACCTGGCTGTCCGGGTCCACCACCCTCCCGACGGCGATCCCGCCGACCGCGAGGCCTCTCACCGTCTGA
- the gltB gene encoding glutamate synthase large subunit: MVSPYRRFSARPEPTGLYDGQHEHDACGVAFVATMRGEPGHDIVELALTALRNLDHRGAVGAEVDTGDGAGIITQVPDAFFREVLNEQAGVQLPPPGSYAVGTAFLPQDDSERAQAEQQIERIAAEEGLAVLAWRDVPVTPGLVGATAAACQPVFRQIFVASTPGRVVGMALERRAFRLRKRAEIQAGVYFPSLSCRTIVYKGMLTTGQLEPFFPDLSDRRYASELGIVHSRFSTNTFPSWPLAHPFRMMAHNGEINTVKGNRNWMRARESTLVSDVIPGDLEQLFPICDPEGSDTASFDEVLELIHLGGRSLPHAVLMMIPEAWENHAEMDPARRAFYEFHSMFMEPWDGPANVCFTDGTLIGAVLDRNGLRPGRYWVTDDGLVVLASEAGVLELDPATVVRKGRVQPGKMFLVDTEHGRIVDDEEIKTALAGQHPYDEWLHAGRIHLQDLPEREHIVHTHKSVTRRQQTFGFTEEELKLIIKPLAGSGAEPLGSMGTDTPVAVLSKRPRLLFDYFTQLFAQVTNPPLDAIREELVTAMVTTIGPERNLLSASPAHCRKLVLPSPVIDNDALAKIVHVNDDGDLPGYATGRISGLYRVDGGGEALAERLTEICAEASAMVAAGARFIVLSDRDSTADLAPIPSLLLTSAVHHHMIREKTRTQVGLVVEAGDVREVHHVALLIGFGAALVNPYLAMESAEDLVRNGIITGVTPEKAVQNVIKGLGKGVLKVMSKMGISTVASYRGAQVFEAIGLSQELVDAYFTGVTSQLGGIGLDVVASENAARHAMAYPADGQSPLHKRLPTGGEYQWRRDGEEHLFNPDTVFRLQHATRNRRFDIFKDYTSRIDQQAERLMTLRGLFSFKSDRKSVPLDEVEPASEIIKRFSTGAMSYGSISMEAHQTLAVAMNRIGGKSNTGEGGEDVERLLDPTRRSSIKQVASGRFGVTSMYLTHADDIQIKMAQGAKPGEGGQLPGEKVYPWVARTRHSTPGVGLISPPPHHDIYSIEDLAQLIHDLKNSNPSARVHVKLVAEVGVGTVAAGVSKAHADVVLISGHDGGTGAAPLTSLKHAGAPWELGLAETQQTLVLNGLRDRIVVQADGQMKTGRDVVIAALLGAEEYGFATAPLVVSGCILMRVCHLDTCPVGIATQNPELRERFSGKPEFVETFFEYIAEEVRELLASLGFRSLDEAIGEVEVLDTAKAVDHWKASGLDISPLLASPQAPYGPSRRRTTVQDHGLEKALDHTLISLAGDALERSEPVKFEVPVRNVNRTVGTMLGHEVTKRFGEHGLADDTIDITLTGSGGQSFGAFLPRGVTLRLLGDGNDYVGKGLSGGRIVVRPDTSASYSAEQNIVAGNVIGFGATSGEMFLRGQVGERFCVRNSGATVVSEGVGDHGCEYMTGGVVVVLGRVGRNFAAGMSGGEAFVLDLRHNRVNTELVDLLPVQGEDAERLRALVQKHRDETESAVAWRLLQDWDAALPRFTRVLPRAYAAVMSVRSQAQAEGLDLDSDEVWSRIMEASRG; the protein is encoded by the coding sequence ATGGTCTCCCCCTATCGGCGGTTCTCCGCCAGGCCCGAACCCACGGGTCTGTACGACGGACAGCACGAGCACGACGCGTGCGGTGTGGCTTTCGTGGCCACGATGCGCGGCGAGCCCGGGCACGACATCGTCGAACTGGCCCTGACGGCCCTGCGTAACCTGGACCACCGGGGTGCCGTCGGCGCCGAGGTCGACACCGGCGACGGCGCCGGCATCATCACCCAGGTTCCCGACGCGTTCTTCCGTGAGGTCCTGAACGAGCAGGCCGGGGTCCAGCTCCCGCCGCCGGGCAGCTACGCGGTCGGCACGGCCTTCCTCCCGCAGGACGACTCCGAGCGGGCGCAGGCCGAGCAGCAGATCGAGCGGATCGCGGCCGAGGAGGGGCTGGCCGTCCTGGCCTGGCGCGACGTCCCGGTCACCCCGGGTCTGGTCGGCGCCACCGCCGCGGCCTGCCAGCCGGTGTTCCGGCAGATCTTCGTGGCCTCCACCCCGGGCCGCGTGGTCGGCATGGCCCTCGAGCGCCGCGCCTTCCGGCTGCGCAAGCGCGCCGAGATCCAGGCGGGCGTGTACTTCCCGTCGCTGTCGTGCCGCACGATCGTCTACAAGGGCATGCTGACCACCGGCCAGCTCGAGCCCTTCTTCCCCGACCTGTCCGACCGGCGCTACGCGTCCGAGCTGGGCATCGTGCACTCCCGCTTCTCCACGAACACGTTCCCGTCGTGGCCGCTGGCGCACCCGTTCCGGATGATGGCCCACAACGGTGAGATCAACACCGTCAAGGGCAACCGCAACTGGATGCGCGCCCGCGAGAGCACCCTGGTCAGCGACGTCATCCCGGGCGACCTCGAGCAGCTCTTCCCGATCTGCGACCCCGAGGGCAGTGACACCGCCTCGTTCGACGAGGTGCTCGAGCTGATCCACCTGGGTGGCCGTTCGCTGCCGCACGCGGTGCTGATGATGATCCCCGAGGCGTGGGAGAACCACGCCGAGATGGACCCGGCCCGTCGCGCCTTCTACGAGTTCCACTCCATGTTCATGGAGCCGTGGGACGGCCCGGCCAACGTCTGCTTCACCGACGGCACCCTGATCGGCGCCGTCCTCGACCGTAACGGCCTGCGCCCCGGGCGTTACTGGGTCACCGACGACGGTCTGGTCGTGCTGGCCTCCGAGGCCGGCGTGCTCGAGCTCGACCCCGCCACCGTCGTCCGCAAGGGCCGCGTCCAGCCGGGCAAGATGTTCCTGGTCGACACCGAGCACGGCCGTATCGTCGACGACGAGGAGATCAAGACCGCCCTCGCCGGTCAGCACCCCTACGACGAGTGGCTGCACGCGGGCCGGATCCACCTGCAGGACCTGCCCGAGCGTGAGCACATCGTGCACACGCACAAGTCGGTCACCCGTCGTCAGCAGACCTTCGGCTTCACCGAAGAAGAACTGAAGCTCATCATCAAGCCGCTGGCCGGCAGCGGTGCCGAGCCGCTGGGCTCGATGGGCACCGACACCCCGGTCGCCGTGCTGTCCAAGCGCCCGCGGCTGCTGTTCGACTACTTCACCCAGCTTTTCGCCCAGGTCACCAACCCGCCGCTCGACGCGATCCGCGAAGAGCTGGTCACCGCGATGGTCACCACGATCGGCCCGGAGCGCAACCTGCTCTCGGCCAGCCCGGCGCACTGCCGCAAGCTGGTGCTGCCCTCGCCGGTGATCGACAACGACGCGCTGGCCAAGATCGTGCACGTCAACGACGACGGTGACCTGCCCGGCTACGCCACGGGGCGCATCAGCGGCCTGTACCGGGTCGACGGCGGCGGCGAGGCCCTGGCCGAGCGGCTCACCGAGATCTGTGCCGAGGCCTCGGCCATGGTCGCGGCCGGCGCGCGGTTCATCGTGCTGTCCGACCGTGACTCCACGGCCGACCTCGCCCCGATCCCGTCGCTGCTGCTGACCAGCGCCGTGCACCACCACATGATCCGCGAGAAGACCCGTACCCAGGTCGGTCTCGTGGTCGAGGCCGGTGACGTGCGGGAGGTGCACCACGTCGCGCTGCTCATCGGTTTCGGCGCCGCGCTGGTCAACCCGTACCTGGCCATGGAGAGCGCCGAAGACCTGGTGCGCAACGGCATCATCACCGGCGTCACGCCGGAGAAGGCCGTCCAGAACGTGATCAAGGGCCTGGGCAAGGGCGTGCTGAAGGTGATGTCCAAGATGGGCATCTCCACGGTCGCCTCCTACCGCGGCGCGCAGGTTTTCGAGGCGATCGGCCTGTCGCAGGAGCTCGTCGACGCGTACTTCACCGGTGTCACCTCGCAGCTCGGCGGTATCGGGCTCGACGTGGTGGCCTCCGAGAACGCGGCCCGGCACGCGATGGCCTACCCGGCCGACGGCCAGAGCCCGCTGCACAAGCGGCTTCCCACCGGTGGCGAGTACCAGTGGCGGCGTGACGGCGAGGAGCACCTGTTCAACCCGGACACGGTCTTCCGCCTCCAGCACGCCACCCGCAACCGGCGTTTCGACATCTTCAAGGACTACACCTCCCGCATCGACCAGCAGGCCGAGCGCCTGATGACGCTGCGCGGGCTGTTCTCGTTCAAGTCCGACCGGAAGAGTGTCCCGCTCGACGAGGTGGAGCCCGCCTCGGAGATCATCAAGCGGTTCTCCACCGGTGCCATGTCGTACGGCTCGATCTCGATGGAGGCGCACCAGACGCTGGCCGTCGCGATGAACCGGATCGGCGGCAAGTCGAACACCGGTGAGGGCGGCGAGGACGTCGAGCGTCTGCTCGACCCGACCCGGCGCAGCTCGATCAAGCAGGTCGCCTCCGGCCGGTTCGGCGTCACCAGCATGTACCTGACGCACGCCGATGACATCCAGATCAAGATGGCCCAGGGTGCGAAACCCGGTGAGGGCGGCCAGCTCCCGGGCGAGAAGGTGTATCCGTGGGTGGCCCGCACCCGGCACTCCACGCCGGGCGTCGGCCTGATCTCCCCGCCGCCGCACCACGACATCTACTCGATCGAAGACCTCGCCCAGCTGATCCACGACCTGAAGAACTCCAACCCCTCCGCCCGCGTGCACGTGAAGCTGGTGGCCGAGGTCGGGGTCGGCACGGTCGCGGCGGGTGTCAGCAAGGCCCACGCCGACGTCGTGCTCATCTCGGGCCACGACGGCGGCACCGGCGCCGCGCCGCTCACCAGCCTCAAGCACGCCGGCGCGCCCTGGGAGCTCGGCCTCGCCGAGACCCAGCAGACGCTGGTGCTCAACGGGCTGCGCGACCGCATCGTGGTGCAGGCCGACGGCCAGATGAAGACCGGGCGCGACGTGGTCATCGCGGCGCTGCTCGGCGCCGAGGAGTACGGCTTCGCCACCGCGCCGCTCGTGGTGTCGGGCTGCATCCTCATGCGGGTGTGCCACCTCGACACCTGCCCGGTCGGCATCGCCACCCAGAACCCCGAGCTGCGTGAGCGTTTCAGCGGCAAGCCGGAGTTCGTCGAGACCTTCTTCGAGTACATCGCCGAGGAGGTGCGCGAGCTGCTGGCCTCCCTGGGCTTCCGCTCGCTCGACGAGGCGATCGGTGAGGTCGAGGTCCTCGACACCGCCAAGGCCGTCGACCACTGGAAGGCCTCGGGTCTCGACATCAGCCCGCTGCTGGCGTCGCCGCAGGCTCCCTACGGCCCGTCCCGCCGCCGCACCACGGTGCAGGACCACGGGCTCGAGAAGGCGCTCGACCACACCCTGATCTCGCTGGCCGGTGACGCCCTGGAGCGTTCCGAGCCGGTGAAGTTCGAGGTGCCGGTGCGCAACGTCAACCGCACGGTCGGCACCATGCTCGGCCACGAGGTGACCAAGCGCTTCGGCGAGCACGGTCTGGCCGACGACACGATCGACATCACGCTCACCGGTTCCGGCGGGCAGTCGTTCGGCGCGTTCCTGCCCCGCGGCGTCACGCTGCGCCTGCTCGGCGACGGCAACGACTACGTCGGCAAGGGCCTGTCCGGTGGCCGCATCGTGGTCCGTCCCGACACCTCGGCCAGCTACTCGGCCGAGCAGAACATCGTGGCCGGCAACGTCATCGGCTTCGGCGCCACCAGCGGCGAGATGTTCCTGCGGGGCCAGGTCGGCGAGCGCTTCTGCGTGCGTAACTCCGGTGCCACGGTCGTGTCCGAGGGCGTGGGCGACCACGGCTGCGAGTACATGACCGGTGGTGTGGTGGTCGTGCTCGGCCGGGTCGGGCGCAACTTCGCGGCCGGCATGTCCGGCGGTGAGGCGTTCGTGCTCGACCTGCGCCACAACCGGGTCAACACCGAGCTGGTCGACCTGCTGCCGGTCCAGGGCGAGGACGCCGAGAGACTGCGCGCGCTGGTGCAGAAGCACCGTGACGAGACCGAGTCGGCCGTCGCCTGGCGTCTGCTGCAGGACTGGGACGCGGCGCTCCCGCGCTTCACCCGGGTCCTGCCGCGCGCCTACGCCGCGGTCATGTCGGTCCGTTCCCAAGCACAGGCTGAAGGCCTCGACCTCGACTCCGACGAGGTCTGGTCGCGAATCATGGAGGCATCCCGTGGCTGA